The Stomatobaculum sp. F0698 genomic sequence CTTGACACCGATGAGTTCATCCTCCTCGCGGAGCGCGATTGCCGCAAGTCCGTTACTCCGAACATTCATATAGGCGCTGAGCTCGGTTTTCTTGACCATGCCCTGTTTGGTCGCCATAAAGAGGTACTTGGTCTCGCTCTTCTTCCGATAGGAAATCATAGCCGTGACTTTTTCATCCGGCTGCAACTGCAGGAGATTTACGATTGCCGTACCGCGCGCCGTTCGGCTCGCATCCGGAATCTGATACACCTTGAGTCGATACAATCTTCCCTTGTTGGTGAAGAAATCAATCGGACGGTGCGTCGTGGTCATCAGAAGATCGATGATGAAATCGTCTTCTATGGTCTGCATTCCGCGTATTCCCTTGCCGCCGCGCGCCTGATTTCGGAAGAAATCCGGATTCATGCGTTTGATGTAGCCGCGGTTTGTCATTGCGACAACAACAACTTCATCCGGGATCAAGTCCTCTGCCTCCATCTCATCGCTGATGCCGAAGCCGGTTCTTCTGTCGTCCCCGTACTTTTCCGCGACCAGATCCATCTCTTCTTTGATGACGGCGAGCAACTTCTTTTCATCCTCGAGTATGCTCTTAAAGTAAGCTATTTTCCGCTCAAGTTCCTGATACTCGGCCTCGAGCTTTTCTCTCTCCAAACCGGTCAGAGCGCGAAGACGCATGTCCACAATGGCCTGGGCCTGAACATCGGTGAGTGCAAAACGCTCCATTAAGCTCTGTTTTGCAAGTGCCACGCTGCGGCTCTCACGTATGATACGTATCACTTCGTCGATGTGATCGAGTGCTATCAGGAGACCCTTTAAGATGTGCGCTCTCTCTTCCGCGCGGTTTAAGTCATACTTGGTTCTCCGCGTCACCACATCCTTCTGGTGCTCAAGGTAGTGCTCCAGCATTTGCAAGAGATTCAGAACTCTGGGCTCGTTGTTGACCAGCGCGAGCATAATGACACCGAAGGTATCCTCAAGCTGGGTGTGCTTTAAGAGCCGGTTCAACACAATCTGCGGATTGACGTCTTTTCTGAGCTCAATGACAATGCGCATGCCCTCTCGGTTTGACTCATCCCGAAGATCCGTAATTCCGTCCACACGCTTATCGCGCACCAAATCCGCAATCTTCTCTATGAGTCTCGCCTTATTGACCAGATAGGGGAGCTCCGTCACCACGATGCGATGCTTTCCGTTCTGCATCGGCTCAATATTGGTCACGGCGCGAACACGAATTTTTCCTCTTCCGGTCCGATAGGCCTCCAGTACACCGCTCTTTCCGAGTATGGTGGCTCCGGTCGGAAAGTCCGGTCCCTTGACGAGAGAGATGACTTCATCCAGTGTTGTCTCCCGGTCCGCAATCTTATTCTCGATAAGACAATCGACCGCAGACACCACTTCCCGCAAATTGTGCGGCGGAATATTGGTCGCCATACCGACCGCAATGCCCTGGGCACCGTTGATTAGTAAATTCGGATAGCGGCTCGGCAAGACCACAGGTTCCTGTTCGGTCTCATCAAAGTTCGGAACAAAATCCACCGTGTCCTTATTGATGTCCGCAATCATCTCCATCGCAATCTTGGAGAGGCGCGCCTCCGTGTAACGCATCGCCGCAGCGCCGTCGCCGTCTATGGAACCGAAGTTTCCGTGTCCGTCGACCAGGCAATTTCGCATGGCCCATTCCTGGGCCATATTGACGAGTGCCCCGTAAATCGACGAGTCACCGTGCGGGTGATACTTACCCATGGTGTCACCGACAATACGCGCGCATTTTCTGTGGGCTTTGTCCGGTCCATTGTTCAATTCAAACATGGAGAACAGGATGCGACGCTGCACCGGCTTTAAGCCGTCTCGCACATCCGGCAACGCGCGCGCCGCAATGACGGACATCGCATAGTCGATATACGACTTCTCCATTGTTTTTTTCAGATCAACTTCTTTGATCTGATCAAATACATTCGGTTCCATCCATAGCCCCCGTTTCGTCAAATATCAAGATTTGTCACGTACTTCGCATTGTTTTCGATGAATTCCCGGCGCGGTTCCACCTGATCTCCCATTAAGGTCGTGAAGGTGAGTTCCAGTTCCGAGCGGGCATCTTCATCCATACTCACACGAAGCAACACGCGCCGCTCCGGATCCATTGTAGTCTCCCAAAGCTGCTCCGCATCCATCTCGCCGAGTCCCTTGTAGCGCTGAATCTTGTTGCTATCGTCTCTACCGACTTCCTGCAAAATTCGATTCAACTCCTCGTCGGAGTATGCGTACCAGATGCGCTTATTTTTCTCCAGCTTATAAAGCGGCGGCTGTGCGAGATACACATAGCCCTCCTGAATGAGTTGCGGCATATAGCGGTAGATGAAGGTGAGCATCAGGGTCGCAATGTGCGCACCGTCCACATCGGCATCCGTCATGATGATGATTTTGTGATAGCGCAGTTTGGAGATATCGAAATCCTCATGGATTCCGGCGCCGAAAGCGGTAATCATCGCCTTAATTTCCGCATTTCCGTAGACGCGATCCATTCTCGCCTTCTCTACATTCAGGATTTTACCGCGGAGAGGCAGAATAGCCTGGGTCTTTCGATCGCGTGCGGTCTTCGCCGAACCGCCTGCCGAATCTCCCTCGACAATGAAAATTTCGCATTCCTCCGGATCCTTACTCGAGCAATCCGCCAACTTTCCGGGCAGCGCCATGCCGTCCAATGCGGATTTTCTGCGCGTTAAGTCGCGTGCCTTTCTCGCTGCCGCCCGCGCATGCTGCGCGAGTATGGCCTTGTCGCAAATTTGCTTTGCAATCGCCGGATTCTGCTCCAAAAAATAAGTGAGCTGCTCACTCAGCACAGAACTCACCGCACCGGTGACCTCGGAGTTCCCGAGCTTTTGCTTGGTCTGACCCTCAAACTGCGGATTTTCAACTTTGACGGAAACAATGGCCGTGAGTCCCTCTCGCAGATCCTCACCGGTCAAATTTTCATCGCTCTCTTTGAGTAACTTTCTGGTCCGCGCATAGTCGTTAAAGGTCTTTGTGATCGCATTCTTAAAGCCGGTCAGGTGAGTTCCGCCCTCCGGTGTGTTTATGTTATTCACGAATGTGAATATATTTTCATTGTAGCTATCGTTATGTTGCATAGCTACCTCGACCATTACGCCTTCCCGCTTTTCTTCACAGGAAATGACCTGATCGTAGAGCACATTTTTACCGCGATTTAAATACTGCACAAATTCACGTATTCCGCCCTCGAAGTGAAAGCTCTCGCTCTTTCCCTCTTCACGTTCATCCGTCAGAGTGATTTTCAGATTTTTGGTCAGAAAAGCTGTCTCTCTGAGGCGTACACGCAGCGTCTCATAGTCATAAACCGTGGTCTCGAAAATCTCGGAATCCGGCATAAAGTGAACGACCGTACCGTGTAAATCCGGACTGACTTCACGCACCACATGCAGGGGAACCGTTGTTTTTCCGCGCGCAAACTCCTCTTCATAGCATTTTCCGTTCCGGTAGACCTGAACCTTGAGCCGGACAGAGAGCGCATTCACCACGGACGCACCGACACCGTGAAGACCGCCGGATACTTTATATCCGCCGCCGCCGAACTTTCCGCCCGCATGCAAAACCGTAAACACCACTTCGATTGCCGGAATTCCCAGTTTCTTTTGAATATCGACGGGAATTCCTCTTCCGTTGTCCTTGACTGTCACGGAATTGTCGCGATGTACCGTCACTTCAATCTCGCTGCAGTAACCTGCCAATGCCTCATCGACGGAATTATCCACAATTTCGTACACGAGATGATGCAGTCCCCGCGAAGAGGTCGAACCGATGTACATGCCCGGTCTCTTCCGAACTGCTTCCAGACCTTCCAGAACCTGTATTTGGTCTGCGTTGTATTCTTCACTCATGCACTTTCCTCCTCCGTAACCTCTGTTACCGTTCCCATCTTTACCAAAAATTTTTTGGAAATCTGAAAACCATCCTGCAACAAGTTATCCATACCGGTGCTTGTAAGCACGGTTTGTACTTCCCGTATGCTCTTTAAGAGTTGCTTTTGCCTGTCCGTATCAAGCTCCGAGAGCACATCATCCAGTAAAAAAACCGGATTTTCACCGCTCTCTCTCTGCATGAGCGCAAACTCCGACAGTTTCACAGCAAGCGCCGCAGATCTCTGTTGCCCTTGGGAACCGAATTTTCGGAGATCCATTTCCTCGCCCTGTCCTTGACGCAAATAGAACGCAATGTCATCGCGATGCGGTCCGACCGAAGTCGCTTTTTGCCGAAGATCGAATTCACGGCTCCGTTGCAGCGACGCCGCGTAGCGCTCTTCCGTGATATTGGGCTCATAGCAGAGACGAAGCGCCTCCTTTTGTCCCGTGAGAGAAGCGTATTTTTCCACACAGATTTCATTCAACTGTTCCAGAAAAACCGCACGACTCTGCATCAGCGCAATTCCGGCTGCGACCAACTGTTCATCCCAGAGATCCAGGGTTTCCATCAATTCCGAACGGAAGGAGAGCTCTTTTAAGAGCTTGTTTCGCTGCAACAAGGCGCGATTATAGTTCAGCAGTTCTTTGACATAGCGTCGATTAAGTTGACATAATTCCATGTCCAGAAAACGACGCCGCTCCGCGGGACCGCTCTTAATCAAGTTCAGATCTTCCGGAGAAAAAACTACCATTTTCACCGTACCGAAGAGCTCACTGGCACGACGAAGCGGAATTCCGTCCACCGCAATTCCCTTACTGCCGTTTTTTCTGAGATGAATGTCAATGCGCCGCGGAATATCTCTGCTCCGAACCAAGAGTTTAATGTGCGCCTCGTTCTCTCCGAAGCGTATCATTTCCCGGTCCTTGCCGGCGCGCTGAGATTTTGCACCGGCACAGTAGTAGAGCGCCTCCAAGAGATTGGTCTTTCCCTGCGCGTTGTCCCCGTAGAGCAAATTACTCCCCGGCGAAAAGATGAACTTTCCGTTTCGGTAATTTCTGAAATTCTCAAGCTCCAACGATTCGATAATCATGCCCGTCAAAGGAGAAGCAATCTCCCGGATGCAACTTACGGCCGCGGCGTTCTTCGACTTCTCCGTTTACGGAGACCTCTCCGCCCTGAATTGCATACTTCGCATCGGAACCCAGATCGCAGGCCCCCGAGAGTTTCAGTGCCTGATCCAGTTTAATAAAAGCGTCTTTGATTTTTACTTCCTTCACGTCTTCTTCCTTCTTCGCCTTAGGCGACAAAATTGACCGGCAAAATCAAATAGACAAAGCTGTCATGCTCATCCCTGAGGAAACAGGGAGATTTTGCGTTGGTGAAGTAGAGGGTCACGGTCTCGTCATCGATGGCGCGGAGCGCGTCCATCAGAAATTTCGGATTGAAGGCAATCAGCAGATCGTTTCCGCTCTTTTCACAGGGCACTTCACCGTCCATCGATCCGTAGGAGGACTTCACCTTCAGCTGAAGCTTCCCATCCCGGATATCCAGAACGATAGGCTTATGATCGCTCTCCTTGATCAGGATGGTTGCGCGATCAATGTTGCCGAGGAACTTCACACGATTGATTTCGACTCTGGTCACATAGTCTTTCGAGAGCATATGCTCAATCTTGAAGTACTCGCCGTCAATCAAACGCGAAAGCACCAGGGTCCCGTCAAAGGAAAAGAGCACATGGTTCTTCGAAAAGAAGAGCTCTACCTCTTTTTCGTTGTCATCCTCCATGATTTTGCTGATTTCATTCATGGTCTTACCGGGGATGATTGCGTGAAAATCTTCCTCGCCCTCACGGAGGGTCATATTTCTCACCGCGACACGGTGGCCGTCGAGCGCCACAAAAGTTGCGACTCGTCCCTTGATATTGACAAACTCACCGCCCATCATCTTATTGCTGTCGTTCAAGGCCGCGGCAAAGATGGTTTTACGAATGACTTCCTTGAGTGTGAACTGACTGAGGCGCAGGCTATGTTCCCGCTCTATCTGCGGGAGATAAGAAAACTCTTCGCCGTCTCTGCCCGGAATTGTAAAGAGGACATCGCTGCAAGAAATCTTCGTCGTGAAATTCGCTTCCGTCTCAATGTTTACGAGTTCATCTCCGCCTTCCAGTTTACGAATGATATCACCGACCAGTCTGGCATCGAGCGCTACCTTTCCCTTTTCCCGGATGATGCCCTCTACTTCGGTCGAAATTCCGAATTCGGAGTCATTGGCAATCAGGGTCACCTTGTCTTCCGACGCGTCAAATAAGATGCAACTTAAAATGGGGTTTGTCGTTCGGGTCGGAATTGCTCTGGAAACAATTCCCAAAGCGGCTGTGAGTTTTTCTTTGTTGAACGCGAGCTTCATAGAGCCGTCCTCTCTTTCATTTTATCCCGTAATCATAATAATAGGGGCTGTGAGTATGTGAGCATCCACCGTAAAGCCGCTTCCCGTAAGCTTTTTCCGCTTGAACAAGAGGGTGGATAGCCCGCTTTTCGGGTACATTCCGCTGTGAATTACTGTGCAGAAATCTTCTTCTTCAGGACGTCCACGGTACCGGCGAGATCCTTATTGTCCGTGATATCTGAGGATATCTTTCGAATTGCATAGAGCACCGTGGTGTGATCCTTACCGCCGAAGCTTGCACCGATTTGCTGCAGAGCCGCATCGGTCATCTCGCGGCAGAGATACATGCCGATCTGTCTTGCGGTCGCAAGTTCTCGGGTTCGCTTGTTTCCGATGAGATCCGCTTCGGAAAATCCGTAGTGTTCCGCGACAATCTGAATAATGAACTGCGGCGTGATTTCTTGATGAACATTGGGATCTATGATATCCCGGAGTACCTTTTGTGCGAGCTCCAAATTGACTTCCATGTGGTTCAGCTTGCCGAAGGCGACAATCTTTGTCAGAGATCCTTCGAGCTCTCGGATATTGCTGCGCACATTCGAGGCAATGTATTGGATGACGTCGTTGTCGACGTTGATGTGGTCCAGTTCCTCGCGCTTTCTCAAAATCGCCATGCGCGTCTCATAGTCCGGCGGCTGGATGTCCACGGTCAAGCCCCACTCGAAGCGGGAGCGCAGACGATCTTCCAAGGTCACGAGTTCTCTCGGCGGTTTATCTGAAGATATAATGATATGCTTTTTAGCGCCGTGCAGGGCATTGAAGGTGTGGAAGAACTCCTCCTGAGTTCTGTCCTTTCCTATTATAAATTGAATATCGTCAATCAAGAGAACATCGATGTGGCGGTACTTTTCACGGAATTCGGTCGTCGTGTAGTTATTTTTGCTCCGGATGGCCTCAATGAGTTCGTTGGTAAAGGATTCACTGGTCACATACTGTACCTTGGCACTCGGATTATGCTGTAGTACAAAATGTGCGATGGACTGCATCAAATGCGTTTTTCCGAGTCCCACGCCGCCGTAGATAAAGAGAGGGTTATAGATGCCTCCGGGATTTTCGGCAACCGCAAGGGAAGCGGCATGCGCGAGATTATTGTTTTTACCGACGACAAAGGTATCGAAGGTATAGCGCGGATCCAGTTTTACCGTGGAAAACGGAGTCAGACCTACAGGCGATATATGCGGCTGATTCGAAACGGGCGTTTC encodes the following:
- the recF gene encoding DNA replication/repair protein RecF (All proteins in this family for which functions are known are DNA-binding proteins that assist the filamentation of RecA onto DNA for the initiation of recombination or recombinational repair.) translates to MIIESLELENFRNYRNGKFIFSPGSNLLYGDNAQGKTNLLEALYYCAGAKSQRAGKDREMIRFGENEAHIKLLVRSRDIPRRIDIHLRKNGSKGIAVDGIPLRRASELFGTVKMVVFSPEDLNLIKSGPAERRRFLDMELCQLNRRYVKELLNYNRALLQRNKLLKELSFRSELMETLDLWDEQLVAAGIALMQSRAVFLEQLNEICVEKYASLTGQKEALRLCYEPNITEERYAASLQRSREFDLRQKATSVGPHRDDIAFYLRQGQGEEMDLRKFGSQGQQRSAALAVKLSEFALMQRESGENPVFLLDDVLSELDTDRQKQLLKSIREVQTVLTSTGMDNLLQDGFQISKKFLVKMGTVTEVTEEESA
- the dnaA gene encoding chromosomal replication initiator protein DnaA → MEQNAAFQTIADHWTEIQDYVKNKKVTTELSYEMWIAPLKPHHLTLDEDGRALFYVEVTGKENSAPNSGFQAFMSTHYTQVIETAIDQITGIPCTLMFYGGESETPVSNQPHISPVGLTPFSTVKLDPRYTFDTFVVGKNNNLAHAASLAVAENPGGIYNPLFIYGGVGLGKTHLMQSIAHFVLQHNPSAKVQYVTSESFTNELIEAIRSKNNYTTTEFREKYRHIDVLLIDDIQFIIGKDRTQEEFFHTFNALHGAKKHIIISSDKPPRELVTLEDRLRSRFEWGLTVDIQPPDYETRMAILRKREELDHINVDNDVIQYIASNVRSNIRELEGSLTKIVAFGKLNHMEVNLELAQKVLRDIIDPNVHQEITPQFIIQIVAEHYGFSEADLIGNKRTRELATARQIGMYLCREMTDAALQQIGASFGGKDHTTVLYAIRKISSDITDNKDLAGTVDVLKKKISAQ
- the gyrB gene encoding DNA topoisomerase (ATP-hydrolyzing) subunit B; amino-acid sequence: MSEEYNADQIQVLEGLEAVRKRPGMYIGSTSSRGLHHLVYEIVDNSVDEALAGYCSEIEVTVHRDNSVTVKDNGRGIPVDIQKKLGIPAIEVVFTVLHAGGKFGGGGYKVSGGLHGVGASVVNALSVRLKVQVYRNGKCYEEEFARGKTTVPLHVVREVSPDLHGTVVHFMPDSEIFETTVYDYETLRVRLRETAFLTKNLKITLTDEREEGKSESFHFEGGIREFVQYLNRGKNVLYDQVISCEEKREGVMVEVAMQHNDSYNENIFTFVNNINTPEGGTHLTGFKNAITKTFNDYARTRKLLKESDENLTGEDLREGLTAIVSVKVENPQFEGQTKQKLGNSEVTGAVSSVLSEQLTYFLEQNPAIAKQICDKAILAQHARAAARKARDLTRRKSALDGMALPGKLADCSSKDPEECEIFIVEGDSAGGSAKTARDRKTQAILPLRGKILNVEKARMDRVYGNAEIKAMITAFGAGIHEDFDISKLRYHKIIIMTDADVDGAHIATLMLTFIYRYMPQLIQEGYVYLAQPPLYKLEKNKRIWYAYSDEELNRILQEVGRDDSNKIQRYKGLGEMDAEQLWETTMDPERRVLLRVSMDEDARSELELTFTTLMGDQVEPRREFIENNAKYVTNLDI
- the dnaN gene encoding DNA polymerase III subunit beta, which translates into the protein MKLAFNKEKLTAALGIVSRAIPTRTTNPILSCILFDASEDKVTLIANDSEFGISTEVEGIIREKGKVALDARLVGDIIRKLEGGDELVNIETEANFTTKISCSDVLFTIPGRDGEEFSYLPQIEREHSLRLSQFTLKEVIRKTIFAAALNDSNKMMGGEFVNIKGRVATFVALDGHRVAVRNMTLREGEEDFHAIIPGKTMNEISKIMEDDNEKEVELFFSKNHVLFSFDGTLVLSRLIDGEYFKIEHMLSKDYVTRVEINRVKFLGNIDRATILIKESDHKPIVLDIRDGKLQLKVKSSYGSMDGEVPCEKSGNDLLIAFNPKFLMDALRAIDDETVTLYFTNAKSPCFLRDEHDSFVYLILPVNFVA
- the gyrA gene encoding DNA gyrase subunit A: MEPNVFDQIKEVDLKKTMEKSYIDYAMSVIAARALPDVRDGLKPVQRRILFSMFELNNGPDKAHRKCARIVGDTMGKYHPHGDSSIYGALVNMAQEWAMRNCLVDGHGNFGSIDGDGAAAMRYTEARLSKIAMEMIADINKDTVDFVPNFDETEQEPVVLPSRYPNLLINGAQGIAVGMATNIPPHNLREVVSAVDCLIENKIADRETTLDEVISLVKGPDFPTGATILGKSGVLEAYRTGRGKIRVRAVTNIEPMQNGKHRIVVTELPYLVNKARLIEKIADLVRDKRVDGITDLRDESNREGMRIVIELRKDVNPQIVLNRLLKHTQLEDTFGVIMLALVNNEPRVLNLLQMLEHYLEHQKDVVTRRTKYDLNRAEERAHILKGLLIALDHIDEVIRIIRESRSVALAKQSLMERFALTDVQAQAIVDMRLRALTGLEREKLEAEYQELERKIAYFKSILEDEKKLLAVIKEEMDLVAEKYGDDRRTGFGISDEMEAEDLIPDEVVVVAMTNRGYIKRMNPDFFRNQARGGKGIRGMQTIEDDFIIDLLMTTTHRPIDFFTNKGRLYRLKVYQIPDASRTARGTAIVNLLQLQPDEKVTAMISYRKKSETKYLFMATKQGMVKKTELSAYMNVRSNGLAAIALREEDELIGVKASRGTEDVLLVTQNGQSILFSEETVRVTGRNSYGVKGIALREGDAVVAMQFTAQGEELLTVTAYGMGKRTELTEFHAQNRGGYGNLCHKLTDKTGLLIGAKLVREDQEMLLITNTGVMIRISVGDISKYGRLASGVKLMNIERDGEEEIRIAGIAMVKESMSAVQENEGDAESGEDSEDIESNK
- a CDS encoding RNA-binding S4 domain-containing protein, coding for MKEVKIKDAFIKLDQALKLSGACDLGSDAKYAIQGGEVSVNGEVEERRGRKLHPGDCFSFDGHDYRIVGA